One genomic region from Granulimonas faecalis encodes:
- a CDS encoding GntR family transcriptional regulator, whose translation MGSGLTIPAKDRASEGIRWLITSRGLGPGDRLPAERELCELVGVSRTALRGAIAELVAGNVLESRQGSGTYVADPRVLLVFQETYNYGAAARDVGMSPGSLLVAFGVEGAPADVAERLSLTPGDPVFFLKRVRTADGRPSSIETGWIDHGRFPGIEAHDYARESLYEVLERDYGVRISHGEERISVTRVREDEAPLLGLAPGDAALYFLAVEKDAEGRPVEFGRHIIRADRYHFASNDLPERLKGKVGKKPWLFS comes from the coding sequence ATGGGCTCAGGGTTGACCATACCGGCCAAGGACCGCGCATCCGAGGGTATCCGCTGGCTCATCACCTCCCGGGGGCTCGGTCCCGGGGACCGCCTGCCGGCCGAGCGGGAGCTCTGCGAGCTCGTGGGGGTGTCGCGCACGGCTCTGAGGGGCGCCATCGCCGAGCTCGTGGCCGGCAACGTGCTCGAGAGCCGCCAAGGGTCGGGCACCTATGTGGCAGACCCACGGGTGCTCTTGGTCTTCCAAGAGACCTACAACTACGGTGCCGCGGCGCGCGACGTGGGCATGTCGCCGGGCAGCCTCCTGGTCGCCTTCGGGGTGGAGGGGGCCCCGGCCGACGTGGCGGAGCGTCTCTCCCTGACCCCTGGCGACCCGGTCTTCTTCCTCAAGCGGGTGAGGACCGCCGACGGCAGGCCCAGCTCCATCGAGACCGGTTGGATCGACCATGGACGCTTCCCGGGCATCGAGGCCCACGACTATGCCCGGGAGAGCCTCTACGAGGTGCTTGAGCGCGATTACGGCGTCCGCATCTCCCATGGCGAGGAGCGCATCTCGGTGACGAGGGTCCGCGAGGACGAGGCCCCCCTGCTGGGTCTCGCCCCCGGCGACGCCGCGCTCTACTTCCTGGCGGTCGAGAAGGACGCCGAGGGTCGTCCTGTGGAGTTCGGCCGCCACATCATCCGGGCCGACCGCTACCACTTCGCCAGCAACGACCTGCCCGAGCGCCTCAAGGGGAAGGTGGGCAAGAAGCCGTGGCTCTTCTCGTGA
- a CDS encoding GntR family transcriptional regulator codes for MALLVTDEAPSEDEPVYLSIRRVIAERIERGDYPAGLALPSENELADEFGCTRLTVRNAVGELVDRGLVRRIQGKGAFVVSLWDGAEAAGMGFREMIRAHDAEPSVRILSRSRRLAGPLFSDLFGVAPEDELYCVRRLNIVDGVPISIESALIPLSLFPDIEGVDVAVFSLYETYAMYGHEVVGTQEVLGLTELSARDAGLFRVRAGDPALTLDCVSYDGEGRAVEYVRALNLGDRGGYVYTY; via the coding sequence GTGGCTCTTCTCGTGACCGACGAGGCCCCGTCCGAGGACGAGCCTGTCTACCTCAGTATCCGCAGGGTCATCGCAGAGCGAATCGAGCGCGGCGACTATCCTGCCGGCCTCGCCCTGCCGTCCGAGAACGAGCTGGCGGACGAGTTCGGCTGCACCCGCCTCACGGTGCGCAACGCCGTGGGGGAACTCGTGGACCGCGGTCTCGTGCGGCGCATCCAGGGCAAGGGGGCCTTCGTCGTGAGCCTCTGGGACGGGGCCGAGGCCGCCGGCATGGGCTTCCGCGAGATGATACGGGCCCACGACGCCGAGCCCTCCGTGCGTATCCTGTCGCGTTCGCGGCGCCTCGCCGGCCCCCTCTTCTCGGACCTGTTCGGGGTGGCGCCCGAGGACGAGCTCTACTGCGTGCGTCGGCTCAACATCGTCGACGGTGTCCCGATCTCCATCGAGAGCGCGCTCATCCCGCTCTCGCTCTTCCCCGACATCGAGGGGGTGGACGTGGCCGTCTTCAGCCTCTACGAGACCTACGCGATGTACGGGCACGAGGTCGTGGGCACCCAGGAGGTCCTCGGCCTGACCGAGCTCTCGGCGCGCGACGCCGGCCTGTTCCGCGTGCGGGCCGGTGACCCCGCCTTGACCCTCGACTGCGTGAGCTACGACGGCGAGGGCCGTGCCGTGGAGTACGTGAGGGCCCTCAACCTGGGCGACCGCGGGGGCTACGTCTACACCTACTGA
- a CDS encoding SIS domain-containing protein: MKSQTPTMLDYARSAQNRMAENLGRSAELTCWLVDSYAATLRRSGGPAVRIVASGSSRHAADCARDFMARTLGEQVCVVTPERFMAFDHNYPANAFNVVVSQSGYSTNVLAALDFLHDGGQPAVALTANLGSPVADRADVAVDYGCGLEAVDFVTQGMLTLVEFLMLFSLYGAEAAGTIGQRSLMEGLASVEDAVAAHGACLPAADAFVERHMGDLSRRSPALVVGNGPAWGVAEEAALKFQETLKIAAAPFEGEEFVHGPEMQVAPGHLVFIQDDPAGSPRLARCARVMAQVTPSAWLLTACPAGEPYEVRLPSCADPLCTAIPNLGFFQVVAATVAQATDSWDIHPFLAAHEGELGSKAPGYDEAVAELERRASTSADTARP; encoded by the coding sequence GTGAAGTCGCAGACCCCCACGATGCTCGATTACGCCCGGTCGGCGCAGAACCGCATGGCCGAGAACCTCGGGCGTTCGGCGGAGCTCACCTGCTGGCTGGTGGATTCCTATGCCGCGACGCTCCGGCGCTCCGGCGGCCCGGCGGTCAGGATCGTCGCGTCCGGGTCCTCCCGCCACGCGGCCGACTGCGCCCGCGACTTCATGGCCCGGACCCTCGGGGAGCAGGTGTGCGTCGTGACCCCGGAGCGGTTCATGGCGTTCGACCACAACTACCCCGCCAACGCGTTCAACGTGGTGGTCTCGCAGAGCGGCTACTCCACCAACGTGCTCGCGGCCCTCGATTTCCTGCATGACGGCGGGCAGCCGGCGGTCGCCCTCACCGCGAACCTCGGCTCGCCCGTCGCGGACCGCGCCGACGTGGCGGTGGACTACGGGTGCGGTCTGGAGGCGGTGGACTTCGTCACCCAGGGCATGCTCACCCTGGTCGAGTTCCTCATGCTCTTCTCGCTCTACGGGGCAGAGGCGGCGGGGACCATCGGGCAGCGGTCCCTCATGGAGGGTCTCGCCTCCGTCGAGGACGCCGTGGCCGCCCACGGAGCCTGCCTGCCCGCGGCCGACGCCTTCGTCGAGCGGCATATGGGCGATCTCTCCCGCCGCTCCCCTGCCCTGGTCGTGGGCAACGGCCCCGCATGGGGCGTTGCCGAGGAGGCCGCCCTCAAGTTCCAGGAGACGCTCAAGATCGCCGCCGCCCCCTTCGAGGGCGAGGAGTTCGTGCACGGCCCCGAGATGCAGGTGGCCCCCGGACACCTCGTCTTCATCCAGGACGACCCCGCAGGGTCGCCGCGCCTCGCCCGCTGCGCCCGGGTCATGGCCCAGGTGACGCCGTCGGCGTGGCTGCTCACGGCCTGCCCGGCCGGCGAGCCCTACGAGGTGCGCCTGCCTTCCTGCGCCGACCCGCTCTGCACCGCCATCCCCAACCTGGGGTTCTTCCAGGTCGTGGCGGCGACGGTCGCCCAGGCGACGGACTCCTGGGACATCCACCCGTTCCTGGCGGCCCACGAGGGCGAGCTCGGCAGCAAGGCCCCCGGCTACGACGAGGCCGTGGCAGAGCTCGAGCGCCGGGCATCCACTTCTGCAGACACGGCGCGTCCCTAG
- a CDS encoding SIS domain-containing protein, protein MKETEKVEIMHFDQEGYLADGEALHETGKRMAAMADKVADEGYDAVFLMGVGGTWDELMQLEYMMNKYGDKDLEVYLIHAAEWLVAGHKRMTERSVVLTASESGTTPEILEAVAKLKEMGVRVVAMTKPDGPIGKAVGAENCVAMASSHGCGGCEGGYYLADCFGLKLLERRGSFPAFDRFIEQCRGIWADLVDIRKRFEPVAERIARSYALAPYTMFVGSGALWGETILFAMCILEEMQWKRTRYISSADFFHGTLELVEEGVPVVLFKGVDEYRKLDDRVEAFLKSGRTGDDDVVVIDVDEFATPSIDKEFRTIVSPWILSSLVTDRVSAYYETVTKHNLNYRRYYHQFEY, encoded by the coding sequence GTGAAAGAGACTGAGAAGGTCGAGATCATGCACTTCGACCAGGAGGGGTACCTCGCCGACGGCGAGGCTCTCCACGAGACCGGCAAGCGCATGGCCGCCATGGCCGACAAGGTGGCCGACGAGGGCTACGACGCCGTCTTCCTCATGGGTGTCGGCGGCACATGGGACGAGCTCATGCAGCTCGAGTACATGATGAACAAGTACGGCGACAAGGACCTCGAGGTCTACCTCATCCACGCAGCCGAGTGGCTCGTGGCGGGCCACAAACGCATGACCGAGCGCTCCGTGGTACTCACCGCATCCGAGAGCGGCACCACGCCTGAGATCCTCGAGGCGGTGGCCAAGCTCAAGGAGATGGGCGTGCGCGTGGTGGCCATGACCAAGCCCGACGGCCCCATCGGCAAGGCGGTTGGTGCCGAGAACTGCGTGGCCATGGCGTCCAGCCACGGGTGCGGCGGCTGCGAGGGCGGGTACTACCTCGCCGACTGCTTCGGGCTCAAGCTTCTCGAACGTCGCGGCAGCTTCCCGGCCTTTGACCGCTTCATCGAGCAGTGCCGCGGAATTTGGGCGGACCTCGTCGACATCCGCAAGAGGTTCGAGCCCGTCGCCGAGAGGATCGCGCGCTCCTACGCCCTCGCCCCCTACACCATGTTCGTGGGCTCCGGCGCCCTATGGGGCGAGACCATCCTGTTCGCCATGTGCATTCTCGAGGAGATGCAGTGGAAGCGCACCCGCTACATCAGCTCCGCCGACTTCTTCCACGGCACCCTCGAGCTCGTGGAGGAGGGCGTCCCCGTCGTGCTCTTCAAGGGCGTCGACGAGTACCGCAAGCTCGACGACCGCGTCGAGGCGTTCCTCAAGAGCGGCCGCACCGGTGACGACGACGTTGTCGTCATCGACGTCGACGAGTTCGCGACGCCCTCGATCGACAAGGAGTTCCGCACCATCGTGAGTCCGTGGATCCTCTCGTCCCTGGTGACCGACCGCGTGTCCGCCTACTACGAGACCGTCACGAAGCACAACCTCAACTATCGCCGCTACTACCACCAGTTCGAGTACTAG
- a CDS encoding PTS sugar transporter subunit IIA, with the protein MRRFVIASHAHFAQGIAEALAFLVGEREDLTTACLFVDGNDDVAAVAAEAVGDGDDEVVVCCDILGGSVCNEFTKLLAGHPNLHVVANMSLPLLISLLFSDSAEPVGEVVRRAVTSPDTAPKYVNDLVAFEGAEEEEF; encoded by the coding sequence ATGAGAAGGTTCGTTATCGCATCCCATGCCCACTTCGCCCAGGGAATCGCCGAGGCCCTGGCCTTCCTTGTCGGGGAGCGCGAGGACCTCACGACGGCGTGCCTGTTCGTCGACGGCAACGACGACGTGGCAGCGGTGGCGGCGGAGGCCGTGGGCGACGGGGACGACGAGGTCGTGGTGTGCTGCGACATCCTCGGGGGGTCGGTGTGCAACGAGTTCACCAAGCTCCTTGCCGGGCACCCCAACCTCCATGTGGTGGCCAACATGAGCCTCCCGCTCCTGATCTCCCTGCTCTTCTCCGACTCGGCCGAGCCGGTGGGAGAGGTGGTGCGCCGGGCCGTGACCTCGCCGGATACGGCACCCAAGTACGTGAACGACCTCGTGGCGTTCGAGGGCGCCGAGGAGGAGGAGTTCTGA
- a CDS encoding PTS sugar transporter subunit IIB codes for MILLLRVDHRLLHGQVAVSWCQGLGANCVFCVGDHVANDPVWKTTLKLGKPAGCKLVIKDMDHAVEAINSGVTDKYRMVVSVQTIAEAKELADRCPVVTSINLGNTKASPTTREVSRQVFLEPEEEAMIRELVDRGVEVEIRPLADDPKVDAASVL; via the coding sequence ATGATTCTTTTGCTGAGGGTCGACCACCGGTTGCTCCATGGGCAGGTCGCCGTGTCGTGGTGTCAGGGGCTGGGCGCCAACTGCGTCTTCTGCGTCGGGGACCACGTCGCCAACGATCCCGTGTGGAAGACCACGTTAAAGCTGGGCAAGCCCGCGGGCTGCAAGCTCGTCATCAAGGACATGGACCATGCCGTCGAGGCCATCAACTCCGGCGTCACCGACAAGTACCGCATGGTCGTCAGCGTGCAGACCATCGCCGAGGCCAAGGAGCTGGCCGACCGCTGCCCGGTGGTGACCAGCATCAACCTCGGCAACACCAAGGCGAGCCCCACGACCCGGGAGGTCTCCCGCCAAGTCTTCCTCGAGCCCGAGGAGGAGGCCATGATCCGCGAGCTCGTCGACCGCGGCGTCGAGGTGGAGATCAGGCCCCTGGCCGACGACCCCAAGGTCGACGCCGCCTCCGTGCTCTGA
- a CDS encoding PTS mannose/fructose/sorbose/N-acetylgalactosamine transporter subunit IIC, producing MIVQAVLVGLIGALGCLDYQLGTLYMFRPIVMCPLVGLALGDLQTGLAVGASLELLFMGSISIGAYVPPNETIGGVLACAFAISLGEGTEAAIALAMPIAVLSLAIGNLLQPIWPFFVDKADAFAKKGDLRGIYALHWGIGLWGCVEYFLLCGGAFLLGVDAVQGILDWIPSFILDGFGVAANLLPAMGFAMLGRLVITKKLVPFYFLGFLLCSYMGVPVLGVAILAIIIGIEKFDLINMNTGAQMALEGDDDDDF from the coding sequence ATGATCGTACAAGCCGTGCTCGTCGGCCTCATCGGGGCCCTCGGGTGTCTCGACTACCAGTTGGGAACGCTCTACATGTTCAGGCCCATCGTCATGTGCCCCCTCGTGGGCCTTGCCCTGGGTGACCTCCAGACCGGCCTCGCCGTGGGCGCCAGCCTCGAGTTGCTGTTCATGGGGTCCATCTCCATCGGCGCCTACGTGCCGCCCAACGAGACCATCGGCGGCGTGCTGGCCTGCGCGTTCGCCATCTCGCTCGGCGAGGGGACCGAGGCGGCCATCGCCCTGGCGATGCCCATCGCGGTGCTCTCCCTGGCCATCGGCAACCTGCTCCAGCCCATCTGGCCCTTCTTCGTCGACAAGGCCGACGCCTTTGCCAAGAAGGGGGACCTCAGGGGCATCTACGCGCTGCACTGGGGTATCGGCCTGTGGGGCTGCGTCGAGTACTTCCTGCTTTGCGGGGGCGCCTTTCTCCTCGGCGTGGACGCCGTGCAAGGCATCCTCGATTGGATCCCCAGCTTCATCCTCGACGGCTTCGGAGTGGCCGCGAACCTTCTGCCGGCCATGGGCTTCGCCATGCTCGGCCGCCTCGTGATCACGAAGAAGCTCGTCCCCTTCTACTTCCTGGGTTTCCTGCTCTGCAGCTACATGGGGGTGCCGGTCCTGGGCGTGGCCATCCTCGCCATCATCATCGGCATCGAAAAGTTCGACCTTATCAATATGAACACGGGCGCCCAGATGGCCCTCGAGGGGGATGACGACGATGACTTCTGA
- a CDS encoding PTS system mannose/fructose/sorbose family transporter subunit IID: MTSDAMNLGATGATVEDDGKITHRDLVKSALGVGSLGMEFSWTYYKQMNIAFCLMIANMLKKIYRDDPEGYKAALERHLAFFNITVQFAPFVGGVAISMEERVARGEIDPESVNDVKAALMGPLSGIGDSIFLATIRVIAAAVGIALCQAGNPFGPIAFLLIYNVPGFWLRVWGVQKGYDLGVDFLAKTQENGLMTKVMTAVSIVGVMVVGAMSVDMFWASIPIEIGVGENVQTVQDILDGIMPGMLGMAAFWLYYWLLSKKISPSWLIVGSMLLGVVGVYFGFLA, encoded by the coding sequence ATGACTTCTGATGCGATGAACCTCGGCGCCACCGGCGCGACGGTCGAGGACGACGGCAAGATCACCCACAGGGACCTCGTCAAGTCGGCCCTGGGTGTGGGGTCCCTGGGCATGGAGTTCTCCTGGACCTACTACAAGCAGATGAACATCGCCTTCTGCCTGATGATCGCCAATATGCTCAAGAAGATCTACCGTGACGACCCCGAGGGCTACAAGGCCGCCCTCGAGCGGCACCTCGCCTTCTTCAACATCACGGTGCAGTTCGCCCCCTTCGTGGGCGGCGTGGCCATCTCCATGGAGGAACGCGTGGCCAGGGGCGAGATCGACCCGGAGTCGGTGAACGACGTCAAGGCGGCGCTCATGGGCCCGCTCTCCGGCATCGGTGACTCCATCTTCCTTGCCACCATCCGCGTCATCGCCGCCGCTGTGGGCATCGCCCTCTGTCAGGCGGGCAACCCCTTCGGCCCCATCGCCTTCCTGCTCATCTACAACGTCCCCGGCTTCTGGCTGAGGGTCTGGGGCGTCCAGAAGGGCTACGACCTCGGCGTGGACTTCCTCGCCAAGACCCAGGAGAACGGCCTCATGACCAAGGTGATGACGGCCGTGTCCATCGTGGGCGTCATGGTGGTGGGCGCCATGAGCGTGGACATGTTCTGGGCGTCCATCCCCATCGAGATCGGCGTGGGCGAGAACGTGCAGACGGTCCAGGACATCCTCGACGGCATCATGCCGGGCATGTTGGGCATGGCCGCGTTCTGGCTCTACTACTGGCTTCTCTCCAAGAAGATCAGCCCCTCCTGGCTCATCGTCGGTTCGATGCTGCTCGGCGTGGTGGGCGTCTACTTCGGGTTCTTGGCATAG
- a CDS encoding MFS transporter: MRRTVDGTTAEHRLSRAEVDLIWIESLQWCANNAVYFLGLIGAATYDLAGGAFLVAAVTLVRNLCVSAGNALAGPAIDRVGPRRVAMVTVAAAAVSSLVMGVVPISVPSLVFAAVFLGLCGGFLNTTTHAYPGYLQPDEHGRQRLNGLLVFYSNIAFTLGPVAGGLLVGVLPTNSVYLFMAAVMAVTFLFARDCRERVRPAGNGDAPAGVVSGMMEGARITFSNHDLLIIFVSGFLGFFAFGAFDSLESLFYRDVLRVDIVWLGWLSAVVGLTSSVGAWVLTRVPSSRVDLGLLLESLLAVGVGSMVYVGTDILWVAVLGQAVNGFAWGFLEPVQMTLVQQETPIASLGRVMGFVRFGLMSAGVLPLLAAPFLADAFGVQPVLFGASCVIAVVGAAFCLWWRFGRER, from the coding sequence ATGAGAAGAACCGTCGACGGCACCACGGCGGAGCACCGCCTCTCGAGGGCGGAGGTCGACCTGATCTGGATCGAGTCGCTCCAGTGGTGCGCCAACAACGCCGTCTACTTCCTGGGGCTCATCGGTGCCGCCACCTACGATCTCGCCGGCGGGGCGTTCCTCGTCGCCGCTGTCACCCTCGTGCGAAACCTCTGCGTCTCGGCGGGCAACGCCTTGGCGGGGCCGGCCATCGACCGGGTCGGGCCGCGCCGGGTGGCCATGGTCACGGTGGCCGCGGCGGCGGTGTCGAGCCTCGTGATGGGCGTGGTGCCCATCAGTGTGCCATCCCTTGTCTTCGCGGCGGTCTTCCTCGGGCTCTGCGGCGGGTTTCTCAACACCACCACCCATGCGTACCCCGGCTACCTCCAGCCGGACGAGCACGGTAGGCAGCGGCTTAATGGCCTGCTGGTGTTCTACAGTAACATCGCCTTCACCTTGGGCCCGGTTGCGGGAGGGCTTCTAGTGGGCGTGCTCCCCACCAACTCGGTCTACCTGTTCATGGCGGCCGTCATGGCCGTGACCTTCCTGTTCGCCCGCGACTGCCGGGAGCGGGTGAGGCCCGCCGGGAACGGCGACGCGCCTGCGGGCGTGGTCTCCGGCATGATGGAGGGTGCGCGCATCACCTTCTCCAACCACGACCTGCTCATCATCTTCGTCTCCGGGTTCCTGGGGTTCTTCGCCTTCGGCGCCTTCGACTCGCTCGAGTCGCTTTTCTACCGCGACGTGCTGCGGGTCGACATCGTGTGGCTGGGTTGGCTCTCCGCCGTGGTGGGCCTCACCTCGTCGGTGGGCGCGTGGGTCCTCACCCGCGTCCCCTCCTCCCGGGTCGACCTCGGGCTGTTGCTGGAGTCGCTCTTAGCGGTGGGTGTGGGGTCCATGGTCTACGTGGGGACCGACATTCTGTGGGTGGCCGTCCTCGGTCAGGCCGTCAACGGGTTCGCCTGGGGCTTCCTGGAGCCGGTGCAGATGACTCTGGTGCAGCAGGAGACGCCCATCGCCTCCCTTGGCCGCGTCATGGGATTCGTGCGCTTCGGCCTCATGAGCGCCGGCGTGCTGCCCCTGCTGGCGGCCCCGTTCCTGGCAGACGCCTTCGGCGTCCAACCGGTGCTCTTCGGGGCGTCGTGCGTCATCGCGGTGGTGGGTGCGGCGTTCTGCCTGTGGTGGCGCTTCGGCCGGGAGAGGTGA
- a CDS encoding ABC transporter ATP-binding protein, protein MALFDAEHLSTTYMSRGEPHAPFDDVSFELSAGGVYDLTGPSGSGKTTLLRVCARMLPRTSGTLRIEGADAGSMPPAQWRRRVCLVPQQCTLVPGTVGDNLRLPWTLRINAGSRPPDDAELARLLRAVELGDVGCGTDASQLSGGQQARVALLRAFATRPRVLLLDEVDAALDDDSAMAVGRLCRSLAAEEGCAVLRIRHRPPDGMADAVFVLADGVIDRTETGGGDAS, encoded by the coding sequence ATGGCGCTGTTCGATGCGGAGCACCTCAGCACGACCTACATGAGCCGGGGAGAGCCGCACGCGCCCTTCGACGACGTGTCGTTCGAGCTCTCGGCCGGCGGTGTCTACGACCTCACCGGTCCCTCGGGATCGGGCAAGACCACGCTGCTCAGGGTGTGTGCCCGCATGCTGCCGAGAACCTCCGGCACCCTCAGGATCGAGGGTGCGGATGCCGGGTCGATGCCCCCGGCCCAGTGGCGCCGGCGGGTGTGCCTCGTCCCCCAGCAGTGCACGCTCGTGCCCGGGACCGTGGGCGACAACCTGCGCCTCCCTTGGACACTCAGGATCAACGCCGGCTCCAGGCCGCCGGATGACGCGGAGCTCGCCCGCCTTCTCCGCGCCGTGGAGTTGGGCGACGTCGGGTGCGGCACGGACGCCTCCCAGCTCTCCGGCGGCCAGCAGGCCCGCGTGGCGCTGCTCCGGGCCTTCGCCACGCGCCCGCGGGTGCTCCTCCTCGACGAGGTGGACGCCGCGCTGGACGACGACTCCGCCATGGCCGTGGGCCGGCTCTGCCGCTCCCTGGCTGCCGAGGAGGGCTGTGCGGTGCTGCGCATCCGCCACCGGCCGCCCGACGGCATGGCCGACGCCGTGTTCGTGCTCGCCGACGGCGTCATCGACCGCACCGAGACCGGGGGAGGGGATGCGTCATGA
- a CDS encoding ABC transporter permease: protein MTGGVVDIGYPELLMAVALMGVDLVVSWRLRLGLVRSIAVSTARLLVQLLALGFVLGYLFRYQTVWWVALAVAVMSLAATQIACDRTRKTVRGVAPSVFVSIFVPSVSVALVVVDGVIGAQPWWNAQQLVPILGMVMGNALSSVSVAIERLFSSMDARSQEMYAMVALGATPREAAFPSIKAAVSAGMAPTLATMCAAGIVQIPGMMSGQILAGADPMIAAKYQVVVLLMVSAAGTAAIVCACYLAYRRRFTDEGYYLEPGLRDELSPRR from the coding sequence ATGACCGGGGGAGTCGTCGACATCGGGTACCCGGAGCTGCTCATGGCCGTGGCGCTCATGGGCGTGGACCTCGTCGTGTCGTGGAGGCTGCGCCTGGGGCTCGTGAGGTCCATCGCCGTGTCCACGGCGCGGCTCCTCGTGCAGCTGCTGGCCCTCGGGTTCGTGCTCGGTTACCTGTTCCGATACCAGACGGTGTGGTGGGTGGCCCTCGCCGTGGCCGTGATGTCGCTGGCTGCCACGCAGATTGCCTGCGACCGCACGCGCAAGACGGTGCGTGGGGTCGCCCCGAGCGTGTTCGTCTCGATCTTCGTGCCGTCGGTCTCCGTGGCCCTCGTGGTGGTGGACGGCGTCATCGGGGCCCAGCCGTGGTGGAACGCGCAGCAGCTCGTGCCCATCCTCGGCATGGTGATGGGAAACGCGCTCTCGTCGGTCTCCGTGGCCATCGAGCGGCTCTTCTCCAGCATGGACGCCCGGAGCCAGGAGATGTACGCCATGGTGGCCCTCGGCGCCACGCCGCGGGAGGCCGCCTTCCCGTCCATCAAGGCCGCGGTCTCCGCCGGCATGGCACCCACGCTCGCCACCATGTGCGCTGCGGGTATCGTGCAGATCCCGGGGATGATGAGCGGTCAGATCCTGGCGGGCGCCGACCCGATGATCGCCGCCAAATACCAGGTGGTGGTGCTCCTCATGGTCAGCGCGGCCGGCACCGCAGCCATCGTGTGCGCCTGCTACCTGGCTTACCGCCGTCGGTTCACCGACGAGGGCTACTACCTGGAGCCGGGCCTGCGCGACGAGCTCTCCCCTAGGCGCTGA
- a CDS encoding ATP-binding protein, whose translation MDQTVEAAVDRVTSLQCEGQTVEVKAARGGTPKLYETLSSFANQTEGGIILCGIDEGKGFAPVGVFDAQKVQRDIVEQCKEMTPELRPTFALAERDGAVIVGAIIEGLPMGRRPAYRTTAGITKGSYIRAGDQDIHMSPQELYEIEAFKNGTRSDRMIPEGSSADLLDNSKTAAFVSAAQKNRMRLSERSQEEVLALTGAVVGGKPTLAGIMTLGDYPQQEYPNLCLTAIAVAGPSISQDEVGNRFLDNKTMDGTIDEIVEDTMAFVARNTKTRSVIMGAIRKDVPQYPERAIREIVTNSLMHRDYGPYNNGTPTRLTIYSDRIECSNPGGIYGGQSVEELGVSNMQTRNPTLVSILEIQGVAENRHSGIPVIRDECERADLLPPVFEDRRGEFRVTVYGDASTREREGEGEPLSEEAVIAFCRIPRSREEVAEHFDTSKAYVASYYLNPMADRGLLLRTLPDKPRSKNQRYVATRRGQQPG comes from the coding sequence GAAGGCGGAATCATCCTCTGCGGGATCGACGAGGGGAAGGGCTTCGCCCCCGTTGGTGTCTTTGACGCGCAGAAGGTGCAACGGGACATCGTCGAACAGTGCAAGGAGATGACTCCCGAGCTGCGCCCGACCTTCGCCCTAGCCGAACGAGACGGCGCCGTTATCGTAGGCGCCATCATCGAAGGCCTGCCCATGGGGAGGCGCCCCGCCTACCGCACGACCGCAGGCATCACCAAGGGCTCCTATATTCGTGCGGGTGACCAGGACATCCACATGAGCCCGCAGGAACTTTACGAGATCGAGGCCTTCAAAAACGGCACCCGCTCCGACCGTATGATTCCCGAGGGATCCTCCGCAGACCTGCTAGACAACTCCAAGACGGCCGCATTCGTCTCCGCCGCCCAGAAGAACAGGATGCGACTTTCCGAACGGAGCCAAGAAGAGGTCCTCGCCCTCACGGGCGCTGTCGTAGGGGGAAAGCCCACTTTGGCCGGAATCATGACCCTTGGCGACTACCCTCAGCAGGAATATCCCAACCTATGTCTCACGGCGATCGCCGTCGCAGGGCCCTCGATCTCTCAGGACGAGGTGGGGAACCGCTTTTTGGACAACAAGACCATGGACGGCACGATCGACGAGATTGTGGAGGACACCATGGCGTTTGTCGCACGCAATACGAAGACGCGCTCCGTGATCATGGGAGCCATCCGGAAAGATGTTCCTCAATATCCCGAGCGAGCGATTCGCGAGATAGTGACGAACTCCCTGATGCACCGTGACTATGGCCCTTACAACAACGGCACGCCCACGCGCCTCACGATCTACTCCGATAGGATCGAGTGCTCGAACCCTGGGGGAATCTACGGCGGTCAGAGCGTGGAAGAACTGGGCGTCTCGAACATGCAGACGCGCAACCCGACCCTCGTCTCGATTCTTGAGATTCAAGGAGTTGCCGAGAACCGCCACTCGGGCATCCCCGTCATCCGCGACGAATGCGAAAGGGCCGACCTCCTTCCACCGGTTTTCGAAGACCGGCGGGGGGAGTTTCGTGTCACCGTCTACGGAGATGCGTCGACACGCGAGAGGGAGGGCGAGGGCGAGCCTCTCTCCGAGGAGGCTGTCATCGCCTTTTGCCGCATACCCCGCAGCCGCGAGGAGGTCGCCGAGCATTTCGATACCAGCAAGGCGTACGTCGCCTCGTACTACCTCAATCCGATGGCAGACCGCGGCCTCCTCCTGAGGACCCTCCCCGACAAACCGCGGAGCAAGAACCAACGTTACGTCGCCACTCGCCGAGGCCAGCAGCCTGGTTGA